A part of Melittangium boletus DSM 14713 genomic DNA contains:
- the hscA gene encoding Fe-S protein assembly chaperone HscA, protein MSKNGYLQIHDPLKPKGHAVGIDLGTTNSLVASVVQGKPRCFAADEGDSLLLPSVVHYGKDGGVVVGARARSLVAEHPTDTIVSVKRFMGRGPDDPETRKLGAYQFASGGKVVRFQVAGGQPVTPIEVSGEILRALKRRAETHFSGRVEQAVITVPAYFDDAQRQATKDAGRLAGLDVLRLLNEPTAAALAYGLDKGSQGTFAVYDLGGGTFDISILKLVDGVFEVKSTGGDSALGGDDFDRAIAQRVLQALGEASPSAALVAEVLATSRKAKEALTDGPETELAVGSHRQTIRRSDVEEWIRPLLQKTGAVCRRALKDAGVTASELDGVILVGGSTRVPAVRAFVAELFGREPLGDIDPDQVVALGAAVQADLLTNDARQDEVLLLDVIPLSLGLETMGGLVEKLIPRNSTIPTAAAQVFTTFKDGQTGLDIHVLQGERELVEDCRSLSRFTLGGIPPMTAGMARVEVRFQVDADGILSVSAKEQSTGATQSITVKPSHGLTDEEIETMLLDSIDHAEEDIQVRQVREQRVEAERVLTEAERQLGQHASLLVEGERATIEAAMARVREQAQGKDSQAIKDAIHALDEGCKPFVERIMNQALTKVVAGHSVEEF, encoded by the coding sequence TCGCTGGTGGCGAGCGTCGTCCAGGGCAAACCCCGCTGCTTCGCGGCGGACGAGGGGGACAGCCTGCTGCTGCCCTCGGTGGTGCACTACGGCAAGGACGGAGGCGTGGTGGTGGGCGCGCGCGCCCGGAGCCTCGTGGCCGAGCACCCCACGGACACCATCGTCTCCGTGAAGCGCTTCATGGGCCGGGGTCCGGATGATCCGGAGACGCGCAAGCTGGGCGCCTACCAGTTCGCGAGCGGCGGCAAGGTGGTGCGCTTCCAGGTGGCCGGGGGCCAGCCGGTGACGCCCATCGAGGTGTCCGGGGAAATCCTGCGCGCCCTCAAGCGCCGCGCGGAGACGCACTTCTCCGGCCGGGTGGAGCAGGCCGTCATCACCGTGCCCGCCTACTTCGACGACGCCCAGCGCCAGGCCACCAAGGACGCGGGCCGGCTCGCGGGCCTGGACGTGCTGCGCTTGCTCAACGAGCCCACCGCGGCGGCGCTCGCCTACGGGCTGGACAAGGGCAGCCAGGGCACCTTCGCGGTGTACGACCTGGGCGGCGGCACCTTCGACATCTCCATCCTCAAGCTGGTGGACGGCGTCTTCGAGGTGAAGAGCACCGGCGGTGACTCGGCGCTCGGCGGAGACGACTTCGACCGGGCCATCGCCCAGCGCGTGCTCCAGGCCCTCGGGGAGGCCTCCCCTTCCGCGGCCCTCGTGGCCGAGGTGCTCGCCACCTCGCGCAAGGCCAAGGAAGCCCTCACCGACGGCCCCGAGACGGAGCTGGCCGTGGGCTCGCACCGGCAGACGATCCGGCGCTCGGACGTGGAGGAGTGGATCCGCCCGCTCCTCCAGAAGACGGGCGCGGTGTGCCGGCGGGCCCTCAAGGACGCGGGCGTGACGGCCTCGGAGCTGGACGGCGTCATCCTCGTGGGCGGCTCCACCCGGGTGCCCGCCGTGCGAGCGTTCGTGGCCGAGCTGTTCGGCCGCGAGCCCCTGGGCGACATCGACCCGGATCAAGTGGTGGCGCTCGGCGCCGCCGTCCAGGCGGACCTGCTCACCAATGATGCCCGCCAGGACGAGGTGCTGCTGCTCGACGTCATCCCCCTGTCGCTGGGGCTCGAGACGATGGGCGGGCTCGTGGAGAAGCTGATTCCCCGCAACTCCACCATCCCCACCGCCGCCGCCCAGGTCTTCACCACCTTCAAGGACGGACAGACGGGCCTGGACATCCACGTGCTCCAGGGCGAGCGCGAGCTCGTGGAGGACTGCCGCAGCCTGTCGCGCTTCACCCTGGGTGGGATTCCACCCATGACGGCGGGCATGGCCCGGGTGGAGGTGCGCTTCCAGGTGGACGCGGACGGCATCCTCTCCGTGAGCGCCAAGGAGCAGAGCACCGGCGCCACCCAGTCCATCACCGTCAAGCCCAGCCACGGCCTCACCGACGAGGAGATCGAGACCATGTTGCTCGACTCCATCGACCACGCGGAGGAGGACATCCAGGTGCGCCAGGTACGCGAGCAGCGGGTGGAGGCCGAGCGCGTCCTCACCGAGGCCGAGCGGCAGTTGGGGCAGCACGCCTCGCTCCTCGTCGAGGGCGAGCGCGCCACCATCGAGGCCGCCATGGCCCGGGTGCGCGAGCAGGCCCAGGGGAAGGACTCCCAGGCCATCAAGGACGCCATCCACGCCCTGGACGAGGGGTGCAAGCCCTTCGTCGAGCGCATCATGAACCAGGCCCTGACGAAGGTCGTCGCGGGCCACTCGGTCGAGGAGTTCTGA
- a CDS encoding lysylphosphatidylglycerol synthase transmembrane domain-containing protein, with translation MKRVGGRTYLKVLMVLVGVVLTVILVASAFFTWNPGGPGPLLLPRFSWARFFEDLPAHLRWLIPFLLLSAAILPLRAVQWQTTLSKPVPLRERYHLVAIGAFTHNALPGKLGDFIRCFLLSRTQRIPFLQALGSVAVCKLLEFAALMGLVFVSFLGPFGKTMASFAGPLRIALGVCVGLMVLVVLLAHYALPLARWLERKHRLPRVRHLLGHVSEGLGTARSFKGMARALLFSVGPVLAPALGYGLALHGIGVPGGLFAGAVVLGAIALGQALPGVPAGMGIYYFVTSWAARSLGASAEDAAAFATLTHLATMLSQVSLGALSVRLRGIRIRDLRKGGSLARDAAGHMAHESVSPHHSPA, from the coding sequence ATGAAGCGGGTGGGTGGACGTACATACCTCAAGGTGTTGATGGTCCTGGTGGGGGTGGTGCTGACGGTCATCCTCGTCGCGAGCGCCTTCTTCACCTGGAACCCGGGAGGGCCTGGGCCCCTGCTCCTGCCGCGCTTCTCCTGGGCGCGCTTCTTCGAGGATCTGCCCGCGCACCTGCGCTGGCTCATCCCGTTCCTGCTGCTGTCCGCGGCCATCCTCCCCCTGAGGGCGGTGCAGTGGCAGACGACGCTGAGCAAGCCCGTTCCCCTGCGGGAGCGCTACCACCTGGTGGCCATTGGCGCCTTCACCCACAACGCGCTGCCCGGCAAGCTGGGGGATTTCATCCGCTGCTTCCTGCTGTCGCGCACCCAGCGCATTCCCTTCCTGCAGGCCCTGGGCTCGGTGGCGGTGTGCAAGCTGCTGGAGTTCGCGGCGCTCATGGGCCTGGTGTTCGTGTCCTTCCTGGGGCCCTTCGGGAAGACGATGGCCAGCTTCGCCGGGCCGCTGCGCATCGCCCTGGGCGTCTGCGTGGGCCTGATGGTGCTGGTGGTGTTGCTGGCGCACTACGCGCTGCCGCTCGCCCGCTGGCTGGAGCGCAAGCACCGGCTGCCGCGCGTGCGTCACCTGCTGGGCCATGTGTCCGAGGGCCTGGGGACGGCGCGCAGCTTCAAGGGCATGGCCCGGGCGCTGCTCTTCTCCGTGGGGCCCGTCCTGGCGCCCGCGCTGGGCTATGGACTGGCGCTGCACGGCATTGGCGTCCCGGGAGGCCTGTTCGCGGGTGCCGTCGTCCTGGGGGCCATCGCGCTCGGGCAGGCCTTGCCCGGAGTCCCCGCGGGTATGGGCATCTACTACTTCGTCACCAGCTGGGCGGCGCGCTCGCTGGGGGCCTCGGCCGAGGACGCGGCGGCGTTCGCGACGCTCACCCACCTGGCGACGATGCTCAGTCAGGTGTCCCTGGGCGCCTTGTCCGTCCGCCTGCGGGGCATCCGGATCCGCGACTTGCGCAAGGGCGGCAGCCTGGCCCGCGACGCGGCGGGGCACATGGCCCACGAGTCGGTGAGCCCTCACCACAGCCCGGCGTGA
- a CDS encoding 2Fe-2S iron-sulfur cluster-binding protein — MPKVHFKSPLEDVSVEVSPGTTLLDAAEKAGAKVGHSCGGVCGCSTCHIWIRKGLQSLSEQRDDEVDRLDMGFDVRPYSRLSCQTEVGTEEVLAEITEESLTAWLDENPAVRRQLMSEGKWPVKK; from the coding sequence GTGCCCAAGGTCCACTTCAAGAGCCCCCTGGAGGACGTCTCGGTGGAGGTGTCCCCGGGCACCACCCTCCTGGACGCCGCCGAGAAGGCCGGCGCCAAGGTCGGCCATTCCTGTGGAGGGGTCTGCGGCTGCTCCACCTGTCACATCTGGATCCGCAAGGGCCTCCAGTCGCTCTCCGAGCAACGGGACGACGAGGTGGACCGGCTGGACATGGGCTTCGACGTCCGCCCCTACTCCCGCCTGTCCTGCCAGACGGAGGTCGGCACGGAGGAGGTGCTCGCGGAGATCACCGAGGAGTCCCTCACGGCTTGGCTGGACGAGAATCCCGCCGTGCGCCGGCAGCTCATGTCCGAGGGAAAATGGCCCGTGAAGAAGTAG
- a CDS encoding alkaline phosphatase family protein has protein sequence MVNEVINPQLQTWARRYVRQVESQVRPLSASRRRKLLLVHLDGVPKAALEEGLRSGQMPFLGGLVGSGAYALDEAFWGSPASTPAFQGGFLYGHRHPNLPAYSWFDRELGRKVQMNTPADALAIETRLGHRPGTSLLSEGGHTYFSLFQAQANNRLCMSTVASFKTMVRGFRYEMEGVVAGRTRGPLSYLRSLGRDAWNAFTEVHRWARIQRDWRHEHAYLMSRVFLQRLGWSFAHTKALVDMVRGVPIVYLVYGNYDEVAHRRGPRSEQALAELRRVDAYLAELHAVAHAVQPGYDVIFLSDHGHVDSDAIEKRTGQRLEKLLLEGESPPLSEDVRRGLLDGRVLPERGREPHVPLNPVVVESGNFSHVYLTRERQPLEAAQLVERFPEVLARATRHPDIGIVVVRQRDSAVAIIGGQVYGSEDIISAPLPVEFSRRAVADYLRELPHMPTAGDLVLFGQAVPQGGTVGFAWEFGSHGGLTRTETASLVCWPQSLPVDLSALGHCTQLYERLSSIYRDGARPRVEVAPTGWREASL, from the coding sequence ATGGTGAACGAGGTGATCAACCCGCAGCTGCAGACATGGGCCCGGCGCTACGTGCGCCAGGTGGAGTCCCAGGTGCGTCCGCTGTCGGCTTCCCGACGGCGCAAGCTGCTCCTCGTTCATCTGGACGGCGTTCCCAAGGCCGCGTTGGAAGAGGGGCTGCGCTCCGGGCAGATGCCCTTTCTCGGGGGACTGGTGGGCTCGGGTGCCTATGCCCTGGATGAGGCCTTCTGGGGCTCGCCCGCCTCCACTCCCGCCTTTCAGGGCGGGTTTCTCTATGGCCACCGCCATCCCAATCTGCCCGCCTATAGCTGGTTCGATCGGGAACTGGGCCGCAAGGTGCAGATGAACACCCCGGCGGACGCGCTCGCCATCGAGACGCGGCTGGGACACCGCCCCGGCACGAGCCTGCTGTCCGAGGGAGGGCACACCTACTTCTCGCTCTTCCAGGCCCAGGCCAACAACCGCCTGTGCATGAGCACCGTGGCCAGCTTCAAGACGATGGTGCGCGGCTTCAGGTACGAGATGGAGGGCGTGGTCGCGGGCCGGACGCGGGGGCCGCTCTCGTATCTGCGCTCACTTGGCCGGGATGCCTGGAATGCCTTCACCGAGGTCCATCGCTGGGCCCGGATTCAGCGGGACTGGCGCCACGAGCACGCCTATTTGATGAGCCGTGTCTTCCTCCAGCGGCTCGGTTGGAGCTTCGCCCACACCAAGGCCCTGGTGGACATGGTGCGTGGCGTGCCCATCGTCTACCTCGTCTACGGCAATTACGACGAGGTGGCCCACCGCCGGGGGCCTCGCTCGGAGCAGGCGCTCGCGGAGTTGCGGCGCGTGGATGCCTATCTGGCCGAGCTCCATGCGGTGGCCCACGCGGTCCAGCCTGGCTACGACGTCATCTTCCTGTCGGATCATGGCCACGTGGACAGTGACGCCATCGAGAAGCGCACCGGCCAGCGGCTGGAGAAGCTTCTCTTGGAGGGCGAGTCCCCGCCTTTGTCCGAGGATGTGCGGCGCGGGCTGCTCGATGGACGCGTCCTCCCGGAGCGGGGGAGGGAGCCGCATGTGCCGTTGAATCCCGTGGTGGTGGAGTCCGGCAATTTCTCCCACGTCTACCTGACGCGCGAGCGCCAGCCGCTCGAGGCCGCGCAGCTGGTGGAGCGCTTCCCGGAAGTGCTCGCCCGGGCCACGCGCCACCCGGACATTGGCATCGTGGTGGTGCGTCAGCGGGACTCGGCGGTGGCCATCATCGGGGGGCAGGTGTACGGGTCGGAGGACATCATCAGCGCGCCCCTGCCCGTGGAGTTCTCCCGCCGCGCGGTGGCGGACTACCTGCGTGAATTGCCGCACATGCCCACCGCGGGCGACCTGGTGCTCTTCGGCCAGGCGGTACCCCAGGGCGGCACGGTGGGCTTCGCCTGGGAGTTCGGCTCGCACGGGGGACTCACGCGCACGGAGACGGCCAGCCTCGTGTGCTGGCCCCAGTCGCTCCCGGTGGACCTGTCCGCCCTGGGCCACTGCACCCAGCTGTACGAGCGGCTGTCGAGCATCTACCGGGATGGGGCACGGCCTCGGGTGGAGGTGGCCCCCACCGGCTGGAGGGAGGCTTCCCTATGA